The following coding sequences lie in one Spinacia oleracea cultivar Varoflay chromosome 1, BTI_SOV_V1, whole genome shotgun sequence genomic window:
- the LOC110778390 gene encoding zinc finger protein CO3, translating to MLQHAHIQPKPLNNNQLTYILSLCLYSLYLSMASTLPNATYFAPQSNNVNPMNYGLTMWLGQEDCFFPFSTDFGCGLDDNFILSENITNNNNNSVSVDCSSNSSSLVDVHGFGMSGFDYYSGQSNGHSPGSTYDDFDSNGYSMLPTYVPSSTNHYVATPECWGYEGQTKTTQVTESENSSSTKVRRYSAEERKDRILRYLNKRNQRNFRKTIKYACRKTLADRRVRIRGRFAKNHDDDQSPSNSDHPITHHDNNNVVALPFPNAHINKIEQRGDFNDEWLQEAMSNLLYVPYLSSWPPDRTTYRF from the exons ATGCttcaacatgcacacatacaaccCAAACCACTAAACAATAATCAATTAACTTATATATTGTCCCTTTGTTTATATTCTCTCTACTTATCAATGGCTTCAACTCTCCCAAATGCAACTTACTTTGCACCACAATCAAATAATGTTAACCCTATGAATTATGGTCTCACAATGTGGCTAGGTCAAGAGGATTGTTTCTTTCCATTTTCGACCGATTTTGGATGCGGTTTAGATGATAATTTTATTCTCTCTGAAAATattaccaataataataataatagtgttAGTGTTGATTGTTCGTCGAACTCAAGTTCCTTGGTTGATGTACACGGCTTCGGGATGTCGGGTTTCGACTACTATAGCGGCCAAAGCAATGGGCATTCGCCGGGGAGTACTTACGACGATTTTGATAGTAATGGTTATAGTATGTTACCAACTTATGTACCAAGCAGTACGAACCATTATGTTGCCACTCCTGAGTGTTGG GGATATGAAGGGCAGACGAAGACGACACAAGTAACAGAATCAGAGAACAGTAGTAGCACTAAAGTGAGAAGATATTCTGCAGAAGAAAGAAAAGATAGGATTCTTCGCTATCTTAACAAGAGAAATCAAAGAAACTTCCGTAAAACTATTAAG TATGCCTGTCGTAAAACCTTAGCTGATAGGAGGGTTCGAATTCGTGGTCGGTTCGCTAAGAATCATGACGATGATCAATCACCTTCTAATTCTGATCATCCCATCACCCACCATGATAACAACAACGTTGTTGCACTACCATTTCCTAATGCTCATATTAACAAG ATCGAACAGCGTGGTGATTTCAACGACGAATGGTTGCAAGAAGCAATGTCAAACCTACTATACGTCCCTTACCTCTCGAGTTGGCCTCCTGATCGAACAACTTATCGTTTTTAA
- the LOC110777769 gene encoding uncharacterized protein, with amino-acid sequence MHKAILAKANLAKRGLHLDESCSLCNNEHETLDHMLKDCSFSDRVWRACHLGVYSTSPGIPIQGWIKNILKYLMNEDGRGDERVAQFTITLWAICTHGNDIIFKGITPILDVVMRCIEEFKKRWEDTSRSRDSRSDNLNLKKVGKNRNGGVREGCHWKHGAISSHIIVHILVDAAWKSNQDRRNESWVQR; translated from the coding sequence ATGCACAAAGCCATACTGGCAAAAGCCAACCTTGCTAAGCGAGGATTACACTTGGATGAGAGTTGCAGTTTATGCAATAATGAACATGAGACGCTGGACCATATGCTCAAGGACTGCTCTTTCTCGGACAGAGTTTGGAGAGCGTGTCACCTTGGTGTCTACTCTACTAGTCCAGGGATTCCTATCCAGGGATGGATTAAAAACATCTTGAAATATCTGATGAATGAGGATGGAAGAGGTGATGAGAGAGTGGCTCAATTTACTATAACTCTCTGGGCTATTTGTACTCATGGAAATGATATCATTTTCAAAGGGATAACCCCAATTTTGGATGTTGTGATGAGATGTATTGAAGAGTTCAAAAAAAGGTGGGAGGACACATCTAGAAGTAGAGATTCAAGAAGCGATAATCTAAACTTAAAAAAAGTTGGGAAAAACAGAAATGGTGGGGTCAGGGAAGGGTGCCATTGGAAGCATGGGGCGATCAGCTCTCACATAATCGTCCATATTCTGGTGGATGCTGCTTGGAAGAGTAACCAAGACCGCAGAAATGAGTCGTGGGTGCAGCGGTAG
- the LOC110777768 gene encoding uncharacterized protein At4g15545 isoform X2 — translation MSQNGGAMEAPDFHLPDEVLAVIPTDPYDQLDLARKITSMAIASRVSNLESETTRLKQKVYDQDRLIFELEEKASRLQQVFQDADSRLKLVHDENMKLVQERDSLSATVKKLNRDLGKLETFKRQLMQSLNEDTSAEAVDIGTCDQSVPRAYPEKDDGANGHTRHYSYNGSAESRYSSDDMKQTGQRFSLTPYQITPRLTPTGTPKVISTSGSPRSYSAVGSPQKNSGATTPTKMQYDGRTSLSSWYPSSQQSSAANSPPRVRALPSRTPRIDGKEFFRQARSRLSYEQFSAFLANIKQLNDHKQSREETLRKADEILGTDNKDLYLSFQGLLNRNVN, via the exons ATGTCGCAGAACGGCGGAGCAATGGAGGCGCCGGATTTCCACCTCCCCGACGAAGTCTTAGCCGTCATTCCTACAGACCCGTACGACCAGCTCGATTTAGCTCGCAAGATTACTTCCATGGCGATTGCTTCTAGGGTTTCGAATCTCGAGTCGGAGACTACTCGGCTTAAGCAGAAGGTTTATGATCAAGACCGTCTTATTTTTGAGCTTGAGGAGAAAGCTTCTCGCCTTCAACAAGTCTTTCAGGATGCTGATTCTCGCTTGAAACTTGTTCATGATGAAAAT ATGAAATTAGTGCAGGAAAGAGATTCATTATCGGCGACAGTGAAGAAATTGAACCGTGACTTAGGAAAG CTAGAGACATTCAAGAGACAACTTATGCAGTCACTCAATGAAGATACTTca GCTGAAGCTGTTGATATTGGAACATGTGATCAATCAGTTCCTAGAGCATATCCAGAGAAAG ATGATGGCGCTAATGGTCACACAAGACACTATTCTTATAATGGCTCTGCTGAATCCAGATATTCAAGCGATGATA TGAAACAAACTGGTCAAAGATTTTCATTGACTCCTTATCAGATCACCCCTCGGCTAACTCCTACTGGAACTCCTAAAGTTATTTCGACTAGTGGCTCCCCCAGATCTTATTCTGCTGTTGGATCTCCCCAGAAAAATTCTGGGGCAACAACTCCAACTAAAATGCAGTATGATGGACGCACTTCATTGTCATCCTGGTATCCGTCAAGTCAGCAATCATCAGCAGCAAACTCACCGCCCCGTGTCCGGGCTTTACCAA GTCGAACCCCTAGAATTGATGGAAAGGAGTTTTTTCGCCAGGCTCG GAGTCGATTGTCATATGAGCAATTCAGCGCTTTTCTGGCAAATATCAAGCAACTAAATGATCATAAGCAATCACGAGAG GAAACCTTGAGGAAAGCAGACGAAATACTTGGTACAGATAACAAAGATCTTTACCTCTCATTTCAAGGACTACTCAACCGCAACGTGAATTAG
- the LOC110777768 gene encoding uncharacterized protein At4g15545 isoform X1, with amino-acid sequence MSQNGGAMEAPDFHLPDEVLAVIPTDPYDQLDLARKITSMAIASRVSNLESETTRLKQKVYDQDRLIFELEEKASRLQQVFQDADSRLKLVHDENMKLVQERDSLSATVKKLNRDLGKLETFKRQLMQSLNEDTSAEAVDIGTCDQSVPRAYPEKDDGANGHTRHYSYNGSAESRYSSDDTVKQTGQRFSLTPYQITPRLTPTGTPKVISTSGSPRSYSAVGSPQKNSGATTPTKMQYDGRTSLSSWYPSSQQSSAANSPPRVRALPSRTPRIDGKEFFRQARSRLSYEQFSAFLANIKQLNDHKQSREETLRKADEILGTDNKDLYLSFQGLLNRNVN; translated from the exons ATGTCGCAGAACGGCGGAGCAATGGAGGCGCCGGATTTCCACCTCCCCGACGAAGTCTTAGCCGTCATTCCTACAGACCCGTACGACCAGCTCGATTTAGCTCGCAAGATTACTTCCATGGCGATTGCTTCTAGGGTTTCGAATCTCGAGTCGGAGACTACTCGGCTTAAGCAGAAGGTTTATGATCAAGACCGTCTTATTTTTGAGCTTGAGGAGAAAGCTTCTCGCCTTCAACAAGTCTTTCAGGATGCTGATTCTCGCTTGAAACTTGTTCATGATGAAAAT ATGAAATTAGTGCAGGAAAGAGATTCATTATCGGCGACAGTGAAGAAATTGAACCGTGACTTAGGAAAG CTAGAGACATTCAAGAGACAACTTATGCAGTCACTCAATGAAGATACTTca GCTGAAGCTGTTGATATTGGAACATGTGATCAATCAGTTCCTAGAGCATATCCAGAGAAAG ATGATGGCGCTAATGGTCACACAAGACACTATTCTTATAATGGCTCTGCTGAATCCAGATATTCAAGCGATGATA CAGTGAAACAAACTGGTCAAAGATTTTCATTGACTCCTTATCAGATCACCCCTCGGCTAACTCCTACTGGAACTCCTAAAGTTATTTCGACTAGTGGCTCCCCCAGATCTTATTCTGCTGTTGGATCTCCCCAGAAAAATTCTGGGGCAACAACTCCAACTAAAATGCAGTATGATGGACGCACTTCATTGTCATCCTGGTATCCGTCAAGTCAGCAATCATCAGCAGCAAACTCACCGCCCCGTGTCCGGGCTTTACCAA GTCGAACCCCTAGAATTGATGGAAAGGAGTTTTTTCGCCAGGCTCG GAGTCGATTGTCATATGAGCAATTCAGCGCTTTTCTGGCAAATATCAAGCAACTAAATGATCATAAGCAATCACGAGAG GAAACCTTGAGGAAAGCAGACGAAATACTTGGTACAGATAACAAAGATCTTTACCTCTCATTTCAAGGACTACTCAACCGCAACGTGAATTAG